In a genomic window of uncultured Flavobacterium sp.:
- a CDS encoding ABC transporter permease: MFNIERWQEIFEAISKNRLRTFLTGVSVASGIFILVILLGAGKGLQNGIEKQFERDAAGIIEVWSGTTTKEYKGLNPGRQIQYRDADYKQSVQKFDDKLDLRASTYNFWGAPFSYGKESGSYQYRGVTPEYDRVENLVVVQGRYVNDSDMANNEKVACIGMKIKTDLFKDKDALGKEIIINGINFKVVGIFTDPGGEREEARAYLPLTTVQRAFGNGDKISNLFFTMKKTDNYDEALAQSEKFTQDLKNLLKSRNMVAPDDDSGIGVYNSVKDAKQFYDLNLYIRLFFWWVGICTIIAGVVGVSNIMLIIVKERTKEIGIRKALGASPFSIISMILHESIFITTIAGFTGLLASLLLLEFVGPMVQSEYFQNPQVDFNVALTTLALLVFAGAMAGFFPAYRAAKIKPIVALRDE; this comes from the coding sequence ATGTTTAATATTGAGCGTTGGCAGGAAATCTTTGAGGCAATCTCGAAAAATCGGTTAAGAACATTTCTTACCGGTGTTTCTGTGGCTTCGGGTATTTTTATCCTTGTGATTTTGCTTGGAGCGGGTAAAGGGCTTCAAAACGGAATTGAAAAACAATTTGAACGTGATGCCGCAGGGATTATTGAGGTTTGGTCAGGAACTACGACCAAAGAATATAAAGGGTTAAATCCCGGGAGACAAATTCAGTACAGAGATGCTGATTACAAACAATCTGTGCAGAAATTTGATGATAAGTTAGATTTGAGAGCTTCGACTTATAATTTTTGGGGAGCTCCATTTTCATACGGAAAAGAATCTGGAAGTTATCAATATAGAGGAGTTACTCCGGAATATGACCGAGTTGAGAATTTAGTGGTAGTTCAAGGCCGATATGTGAATGATAGTGATATGGCCAATAATGAAAAAGTGGCTTGTATTGGAATGAAAATTAAAACGGATCTTTTTAAAGATAAAGATGCTCTTGGTAAAGAAATCATAATTAATGGTATCAATTTCAAAGTAGTCGGAATTTTTACTGATCCGGGAGGAGAAAGAGAAGAAGCAAGGGCTTATTTACCTTTAACGACTGTACAAAGAGCTTTTGGGAATGGAGATAAAATTAGCAATTTGTTTTTTACGATGAAAAAAACAGATAATTATGATGAAGCTCTGGCACAATCTGAAAAATTTACACAAGATTTGAAGAATTTGCTTAAAAGCCGAAACATGGTTGCTCCTGATGATGATAGTGGTATTGGAGTTTATAATTCAGTTAAAGATGCGAAGCAATTTTATGATTTGAATTTATATATCAGGCTATTCTTTTGGTGGGTTGGTATTTGTACCATTATTGCCGGTGTTGTTGGTGTGAGTAATATTATGCTTATTATCGTAAAAGAAAGAACTAAAGAAATTGGAATCAGGAAGGCGTTGGGGGCGTCTCCTTTTTCAATTATTTCAATGATACTTCACGAGTCTATTTTTATTACCACAATTGCTGGTTTTACGGGATTGCTTGCGAGTTTATTATTGTTGGAATTTGTAGGTCCGATGGTGCAGAGTGAATATTTTCAAAATCCTCAGGTAGATTTCAATGTGGCTTTAACGACACTTGCTTTACTTGTATTTGCGGGCGCAATGGCAGGATTTTTTCCAGCATACAGAGCGGCTAAAATTAAACCTATTGTAGCACTTAGAGACGAATAA
- a CDS encoding ABC transporter permease, which translates to MFKKDNWDEILQALTANVFRTVLTAFGVFWGIFILVILLAAGKGLENGVKRGFDGIATNTMFMWSQTTSKAYKGLPKTRRYDFRNSDVAALKAALPDLLYVSPRNQLGDFNGTNNVVRGTKTSSFTIYGDYPELIKQQPMDIIKGRFINQQDINERRKIAVIGKGVISELYGKEEESIGTYVKINGVNFMVVGVYNSKQQGGNAEQEQKNIFVPFTTFQQAFNYGDKVGWMALTAKDETSITDLKPKILELIKSLHSINPADDRAVGNFDLYEQFNKVQSLFTILTIIAYFVGSLVLISGVIGISNIMLIVVKERTKEIGIRRALGATPAAIRGQILSESIFLTIISGMLGIAVATGIIAILNIALASMPPNSDTMFANPSVDLRVVFVALLILVGSGLLAGFIPAQTAINVKPVDALRSE; encoded by the coding sequence ATGTTTAAAAAAGATAATTGGGACGAAATTTTACAGGCTTTAACGGCCAATGTTTTCAGGACAGTTCTAACTGCTTTTGGGGTATTTTGGGGTATATTTATTTTGGTAATATTACTTGCTGCAGGAAAAGGTCTTGAAAATGGTGTAAAAAGAGGGTTCGACGGAATAGCTACCAATACAATGTTTATGTGGAGCCAAACAACGTCTAAAGCTTATAAAGGATTGCCTAAAACGCGCCGTTATGATTTTAGAAATAGCGATGTAGCAGCTTTAAAAGCAGCTTTGCCGGATTTGTTATATGTTTCGCCAAGAAATCAATTAGGAGATTTTAACGGAACTAATAATGTGGTTCGTGGTACTAAAACTTCTTCTTTTACCATTTATGGAGATTATCCGGAACTGATCAAACAGCAGCCAATGGATATTATAAAAGGACGTTTTATAAACCAACAAGATATTAATGAGAGAAGAAAAATTGCTGTAATTGGAAAAGGAGTTATTAGCGAACTTTATGGAAAAGAAGAGGAATCTATTGGAACTTATGTAAAAATAAACGGTGTTAACTTTATGGTGGTTGGAGTTTATAACTCTAAACAACAAGGAGGGAATGCAGAACAAGAACAGAAAAATATTTTTGTTCCGTTTACCACTTTTCAGCAAGCTTTTAATTATGGTGATAAAGTAGGGTGGATGGCGCTTACCGCGAAAGATGAAACTTCGATTACGGACTTAAAACCAAAAATTTTAGAGTTGATTAAATCGTTACATTCTATTAATCCTGCAGATGATCGTGCAGTTGGAAATTTCGATTTATATGAGCAATTCAATAAAGTGCAAAGTTTGTTCACGATCTTAACAATTATCGCATACTTTGTTGGGTCATTAGTTTTAATTTCGGGAGTAATTGGTATATCAAATATCATGCTTATTGTAGTTAAAGAGCGTACAAAAGAAATTGGAATTCGTAGAGCTTTGGGAGCAACTCCGGCTGCTATTCGAGGACAAATTTTATCTGAATCTATCTTTTTGACTATTATTTCGGGAATGTTGGGTATTGCCGTCGCGACCGGAATTATTGCTATTTTGAATATTGCATTAGCTTCGATGCCACCTAACAGCGACACTATGTTTGCGAATCCAAGTGTCGACTTAAGAGTTGTATTTGTAGCTTTATTAATATTAGTAGGATCTGGTTTACTGGCAGGATTTATTCCGGCTCAAACTGCAATTAATGTGAAGCCGGTAGACGCTTTACGATCAGAATAA
- a CDS encoding efflux RND transporter periplasmic adaptor subunit: MKKGVTVTILIFIALVFFGALYYLYAKNQESPIVFKTEKAEIKTIVKNTIATGNIQPDEEVLIKPNISGIIEEVYIKAGQKIKAGDMIAKIRVVANVSNVSSTQNQVQTAKIALDNQEKIYKRQKTLFEKEVISANDFDAAQLAYTQAKQNYIAARQSLDIVKTGTTTSLGSYANTLIRSTVNGMVLAVPVKVGNQVIESNNFNEGTTIASVADVGRMIFIGKIDESEVGKIKVQMPIEITIGAIENKKFEARLTDIAPKGVVENGAIQFEIKASLENRDATFIRAGLSANASIILEKADKVLAIKESLVQFDKKTQKPYVEIETVPQKFERKDLVLGVSDGIYVQVKSGIKNTDKIKIWNQGLISEGEKK; this comes from the coding sequence ATGAAAAAAGGAGTAACTGTAACCATTTTAATTTTTATTGCTTTAGTTTTTTTTGGCGCACTTTACTATTTGTATGCTAAAAATCAAGAGTCGCCAATTGTCTTTAAAACGGAGAAAGCAGAAATTAAAACGATCGTAAAAAATACAATCGCAACAGGTAATATTCAACCGGATGAAGAGGTCCTAATCAAACCAAATATCTCTGGAATTATTGAGGAAGTATATATCAAGGCAGGTCAAAAAATTAAGGCAGGCGATATGATTGCGAAAATTAGAGTTGTAGCAAACGTTTCTAATGTAAGTTCTACTCAAAACCAAGTGCAAACGGCTAAAATTGCTTTAGATAATCAGGAAAAAATCTATAAAAGACAAAAAACTTTGTTTGAAAAAGAAGTTATTTCTGCCAATGATTTTGATGCAGCACAATTAGCTTACACACAAGCAAAACAAAACTATATTGCTGCAAGACAGAGTTTAGATATTGTAAAAACAGGAACAACAACATCATTAGGAAGTTATGCAAATACCCTAATTCGTTCAACTGTAAACGGAATGGTTTTAGCCGTTCCTGTAAAAGTTGGAAATCAGGTTATTGAAAGTAATAACTTTAACGAAGGGACTACAATTGCTAGTGTTGCAGATGTTGGAAGAATGATTTTTATTGGAAAAATTGACGAATCTGAAGTTGGAAAAATAAAAGTTCAAATGCCAATTGAAATTACAATTGGAGCAATTGAAAACAAGAAATTTGAAGCTCGTTTAACAGATATTGCACCAAAAGGTGTAGTAGAAAATGGTGCAATTCAATTTGAAATTAAAGCTTCTTTAGAAAATAGAGATGCTACTTTTATCAGAGCAGGATTAAGCGCAAATGCTTCGATTATATTAGAAAAAGCAGATAAAGTTTTGGCTATCAAAGAATCTTTGGTTCAGTTTGATAAGAAAACTCAAAAACCATATGTTGAAATCGAAACAGTTCCTCAAAAGTTTGAAAGAAAAGATCTTGTATTAGGAGTTAGCGATGGAATTTATGTTCAGGTTAAAAGCGGTATCAAAAACACTGATAAAATTAAAATCTGGAATCAGGGTTTAATTAGTGAAGGAGAAAAAAAATAA
- a CDS encoding TolC family protein, translating to MKINKYNSLVFAMLFGFGFSGHAQSKQWTLEECVRYALDNNITIKLSELDVKNADIDKKDAFGKYLPSVNGNASHSWNIGLNQDVTTGVLRNQTTQYSSVGVSAGVDIYKGLQNQNAYRRSKLSIIASQYQLLKMQEDISLNVANAFLQILSYKEELKVKKEQLTIDEKRLARSEEMVNAGTIPRGDLYDLKATIATDQQGITVSENNLLISKLSLAQLLQLKEFADFDVVDDTNAKDENNIMAQSPIDIYNKAKETRTELKLAQTNLEIAEKNVAIAKGAYQPTLSAFYNFNTRASYSDVVRGAVPNTANPTSQIGFVEGTNQAVLQNNFTPVLGGPAPIFDQFSDNKGQSFGFQLSVPIFNGFAVRNNVERNKVSLEKSKIDLEQKSLDLQRNVYTAFTNAKGALNTFESSTVTLEARQQAYNYAKEKYDVGLMNSFDFTQAQTLLTNAQSDVIRTKYDYIFKIKILEFYFGIPIVPIIKK from the coding sequence ATGAAAATAAATAAATATAACAGTCTTGTTTTTGCAATGTTATTCGGGTTCGGATTTTCGGGCCATGCACAATCAAAACAATGGACTTTAGAAGAATGCGTGCGATATGCATTAGATAATAATATCACAATAAAGTTATCAGAGTTAGATGTAAAAAATGCTGATATTGATAAAAAAGATGCTTTTGGTAAATATCTTCCGTCGGTAAACGGTAATGCTTCACACTCCTGGAATATTGGTTTGAACCAGGATGTTACAACAGGGGTTTTGCGTAATCAGACTACTCAGTATTCTTCTGTTGGTGTAAGTGCAGGAGTAGATATTTACAAAGGTTTACAAAACCAAAATGCATATCGAAGATCAAAACTATCTATTATAGCGTCACAATATCAATTGCTGAAAATGCAGGAAGATATTTCTTTGAATGTTGCAAATGCTTTTCTTCAGATCTTATCTTATAAAGAAGAATTAAAAGTAAAAAAAGAGCAATTAACTATTGATGAAAAACGTTTAGCGCGTTCTGAAGAAATGGTAAATGCAGGAACAATTCCAAGAGGAGATTTGTACGATCTAAAAGCTACTATTGCAACAGATCAACAAGGAATCACGGTTTCAGAGAATAATTTATTGATTTCAAAATTAAGTTTAGCGCAGCTTTTACAGCTAAAAGAATTTGCTGATTTTGATGTCGTTGATGATACAAATGCCAAAGACGAAAATAATATCATGGCGCAAAGTCCAATCGATATTTATAATAAAGCAAAAGAAACAAGAACTGAATTAAAACTGGCACAAACTAATCTTGAGATTGCAGAGAAAAATGTTGCAATTGCAAAAGGAGCTTATCAGCCAACTTTAAGTGCTTTTTATAATTTTAATACAAGAGCAAGTTACTCTGATGTTGTAAGGGGAGCGGTTCCAAATACTGCCAATCCAACATCTCAGATTGGTTTTGTTGAAGGAACTAATCAGGCAGTATTGCAAAATAACTTTACTCCTGTCTTAGGAGGTCCGGCGCCAATATTTGATCAATTTAGTGATAATAAAGGACAATCGTTTGGATTCCAGCTTTCTGTTCCAATTTTCAATGGTTTCGCTGTTAGAAATAATGTCGAGCGTAATAAGGTAAGTTTAGAGAAATCTAAAATAGATTTAGAACAAAAAAGTTTAGATTTGCAACGTAATGTTTATACTGCGTTTACAAATGCAAAAGGAGCTTTAAATACGTTTGAATCTTCAACAGTAACATTAGAAGCAAGACAACAAGCTTATAATTATGCTAAAGAAAAGTATGATGTAGGTTTGATGAATTCTTTTGATTTTACTCAGGCTCAAACATTATTAACGAATGCGCAATCAGACGTTATTAGAACAAAATACGATTATATATTTAAAATAAAGATACTTGAATTCTATTTTGGAATTCCAATTGTCCCGATTATCAAAAAATAG
- a CDS encoding efflux RND transporter periplasmic adaptor subunit has product MKKKTVYFLVGGALIVIFALVGLSKSGVIGNKDEGKEVEVSKVMASTIVETVSATGKIQPEIEVKLSSMVSGEIIALNVKEGQVVKKGDLLVKINPDLYTSGLERSVANLSGTKAGLTQSEASYREAKASYERNKTLYDKGVISKSDWDKSVSTYEVAKATKQSSYYNVQSASASVTEAKDNLGRTLIYAPADGTISVLNVELGERVLGTQQMAGTELLRVANLNNMEVEVDVNENDIVKVKIGDEANVEVDAYLKKKFKGTVTSISNSASTALTSDQVTNFKVKVRILKDSYKDLLEGQPSTYSPFRPGMTATVDIITRTKNNVLAVPISSVVVKADTTAVKDFKVEEPSEDKKVAPKSDKKFECVFVKVGDKAKIRIIKTGIQDDTNIEVMSGLKSGDVVITGPYTTVSKELNSGDKVKLKKADTAKK; this is encoded by the coding sequence ATGAAAAAAAAGACGGTTTATTTCTTAGTAGGCGGAGCGCTGATTGTTATTTTTGCTTTAGTTGGACTTTCGAAATCGGGAGTAATAGGAAATAAGGATGAAGGAAAAGAAGTTGAAGTTTCAAAAGTAATGGCTTCCACGATTGTTGAAACAGTTTCGGCAACAGGTAAAATTCAGCCGGAAATTGAAGTAAAACTTTCTTCAATGGTTTCGGGTGAGATTATCGCATTAAATGTAAAAGAAGGTCAGGTTGTAAAAAAAGGCGATTTATTGGTTAAGATAAATCCAGATTTATATACTTCAGGATTAGAGAGATCTGTTGCGAATTTATCTGGTACAAAAGCAGGTTTAACGCAATCTGAAGCAAGTTATAGAGAAGCAAAAGCCAGTTATGAGCGTAATAAAACGTTATATGACAAAGGTGTAATTTCAAAATCTGATTGGGATAAATCGGTTTCTACTTATGAAGTAGCAAAAGCGACCAAACAAAGCTCTTATTATAATGTTCAAAGTGCATCAGCATCTGTAACAGAAGCTAAAGATAATCTTGGACGTACTTTAATTTATGCTCCTGCCGATGGAACAATTTCAGTATTGAATGTTGAGTTAGGCGAGCGTGTTTTGGGAACACAACAAATGGCTGGAACAGAGCTTTTGAGAGTGGCAAACCTAAACAACATGGAAGTTGAAGTTGATGTTAACGAAAATGACATTGTTAAAGTAAAAATTGGAGACGAAGCTAATGTTGAAGTAGATGCTTATCTGAAAAAGAAATTTAAAGGTACTGTAACCAGTATTTCTAATTCGGCAAGTACAGCTTTGACATCAGATCAGGTAACTAATTTTAAGGTTAAAGTGCGTATTTTAAAAGACTCTTATAAAGATTTATTAGAAGGTCAGCCAAGTACATATTCGCCGTTTAGACCAGGAATGACGGCTACTGTTGATATTATTACAAGAACTAAGAACAATGTTTTGGCAGTGCCAATTAGTTCTGTTGTTGTAAAAGCAGATACAACTGCGGTAAAAGATTTTAAAGTAGAAGAGCCAAGCGAAGACAAAAAAGTTGCTCCAAAAAGCGATAAGAAATTTGAATGCGTTTTTGTAAAAGTAGGAGATAAAGCTAAAATCAGAATCATTAAAACCGGTATTCAGGACGATACTAATATCGAGGTAATGTCAGGTTTAAAATCTGGAGATGTTGTAATTACGGGACCTTATACTACAGTTTCTAAAGAATTAAATTCTGGTGATAAAGTGAAGCTTAAAAAAGCAGATACAGCTAAGAAATAA
- the tsaB gene encoding tRNA (adenosine(37)-N6)-threonylcarbamoyltransferase complex dimerization subunit type 1 TsaB has product MSFILNIETATKNCSVSIAKNGETIICKEIAEEGYSHAEKLHVFIEDVIEASGISVQDLAAIAVSQGPGSYTGLRIGVSAAKGLCFALNLPLIAVDTLQTLASQAKVSDGKIIPMLDARRMEVYSEVFTANLEVERAIQAEVIREESFAEYTDVLYFVGDCAEKCKPVLTKENFVFLEDIKYPSASAMSKISYDKYQKSDTVDVAYFEPYYLKDFMMTLPSKKQ; this is encoded by the coding sequence TTGTCTTTTATTCTCAATATCGAAACGGCTACGAAAAATTGTTCAGTATCTATTGCAAAAAATGGAGAAACCATTATATGTAAAGAAATTGCCGAAGAAGGCTATTCGCATGCCGAAAAACTCCATGTTTTTATTGAAGATGTAATAGAAGCCTCTGGAATAAGTGTTCAGGATTTAGCAGCAATTGCAGTTAGTCAGGGTCCTGGATCTTATACAGGATTAAGAATTGGAGTTTCGGCAGCAAAAGGATTGTGTTTTGCATTAAATCTTCCTTTGATTGCAGTTGATACATTACAAACTTTAGCTTCTCAAGCCAAAGTTTCTGATGGAAAAATAATTCCAATGCTCGATGCCAGAAGAATGGAAGTCTACAGTGAAGTTTTTACTGCAAATCTAGAAGTTGAAAGAGCAATTCAGGCAGAAGTTATTAGAGAAGAATCTTTTGCAGAATATACTGATGTACTTTATTTCGTTGGCGATTGTGCAGAAAAGTGCAAACCGGTTTTAACGAAAGAGAATTTTGTTTTTCTGGAAGATATAAAATACCCTTCGGCTTCGGCAATGAGTAAAATCAGTTATGATAAGTATCAAAAAAGCGACACTGTAGATGTCGCTTATTTTGAACCGTATTATTTAAAAGATTTTATGATGACATTGCCATCTAAAAAACAATAA
- a CDS encoding mechanosensitive ion channel, with protein MMSPEQLSNYATKFIDVLVDYSPKLISAFLILFVGIYAIRLINKIITKVMIQRNLDPTLTKFLSDILIWALRILLFVTFISKLGIETSSFVAILGAMGLAVGLSLQGSLSNFAGGMLIIVFKPFKVGDTIESQGVIATVLEIQIFVTKMLTANNQTVFVPNGALSNGTIINYSMQGERRADLTFAVSYDSDIKKAKEVLLNVLNSNPKVLKKPAPEVFVKNLTASSVEFAVRPWAKNVNYGSVFSETLENCKAALDEAGIKIQPFTLQK; from the coding sequence ATGATGAGTCCAGAACAACTTAGCAATTACGCCACAAAATTTATTGACGTACTAGTTGATTATTCGCCTAAATTAATTTCGGCATTTCTAATTTTATTTGTTGGTATTTATGCCATCAGATTAATCAATAAAATCATTACCAAAGTAATGATTCAAAGAAATTTAGATCCCACATTAACAAAATTCCTTTCGGATATTTTAATATGGGCACTTCGAATTTTATTGTTTGTTACTTTTATTTCAAAACTTGGAATCGAGACTTCTTCGTTTGTTGCCATTTTAGGAGCAATGGGACTTGCAGTTGGTTTGTCTTTACAAGGTTCACTTTCTAACTTTGCAGGAGGAATGTTGATTATTGTTTTCAAACCTTTTAAAGTTGGCGATACTATCGAATCGCAAGGTGTGATTGCAACGGTATTAGAAATTCAAATTTTTGTTACCAAAATGCTTACAGCCAATAATCAAACTGTTTTTGTACCAAATGGTGCTTTATCAAACGGAACGATTATTAACTATTCGATGCAGGGAGAAAGAAGAGCAGATTTGACTTTTGCGGTTTCTTATGATTCTGATATCAAAAAAGCAAAGGAAGTTCTTTTGAATGTTTTAAACTCAAATCCTAAAGTACTTAAAAAGCCTGCTCCAGAGGTTTTCGTAAAAAACTTAACGGCTAGTTCTGTTGAATTTGCAGTTCGTCCTTGGGCAAAAAATGTAAATTATGGTTCTGTTTTTTCAGAGACTTTAGAAAATTGCAAAGCTGCACTTGACGAGGCTGGAATTAAAATCCAACCTTTTACACTTCAAAAATAA
- a CDS encoding YtxH domain-containing protein produces MGVTSFFKNLFGSAKETATDLANQAETTIEQAKEAAAPYVEKAETFAEETFAKAKEASEPILDSAAEYAHQAKDIVSEYVEKASDSIGDVIDTVKEKAADLTHETKAVATETVVDAAEKTEDATDEIVDETADKE; encoded by the coding sequence ATGGGAGTAACATCATTTTTCAAGAATTTATTTGGCTCAGCCAAAGAAACCGCTACAGATTTGGCTAATCAGGCAGAAACTACTATCGAACAAGCTAAAGAAGCTGCTGCACCTTATGTAGAAAAAGCAGAGACTTTTGCAGAAGAAACTTTCGCAAAAGCTAAAGAAGCTTCGGAACCAATACTTGACAGTGCTGCAGAATATGCACATCAGGCAAAAGATATCGTGAGCGAATATGTAGAAAAAGCATCTGATTCAATAGGTGATGTAATTGACACGGTAAAAGAAAAAGCCGCAGATCTTACTCACGAAACTAAAGCGGTTGCTACAGAAACTGTAGTAGATGCTGCTGAAAAAACGGAAGATGCAACGGATGAAATTGTTGATGAAACTGCAGACAAGGAATAG
- a CDS encoding NifU family protein, whose translation MTKITIKETQNPTILKFEFEDFITQNQSFEFKNIDEAQASPLAQQLFYLPFVKTVYISGNFIAIERYSIVEWDDVKDAVAEQIVAFVDKGGVIIKVDETTTKKQPITVYGETTPNPAALKFVVSRMLTRNAVEYKNIDQTASSPLAKELFKFPYVKEVFIDENYISVTKYDINNWDEITLEVRSFIKQFIENGGTVLDESLIEVTTKNDITKDEAFDKLDVTSQQIINILEEYVKPAVAADGGNIAFDSYNENDKTVKVILQGACSGCPSSTFTLKSGIENMLKSMLNDEAIKVEALNA comes from the coding sequence ATGACAAAAATCACCATAAAAGAAACTCAAAATCCAACGATCTTAAAGTTCGAGTTTGAAGATTTCATTACCCAAAATCAAAGTTTTGAGTTCAAAAATATAGATGAAGCACAAGCATCTCCATTAGCACAACAATTATTCTATCTTCCGTTTGTAAAAACAGTTTATATTTCAGGAAACTTTATCGCTATCGAAAGATACAGTATTGTAGAATGGGATGACGTTAAAGACGCTGTTGCTGAACAAATTGTAGCATTTGTTGACAAAGGTGGTGTTATCATAAAAGTTGATGAAACTACAACGAAAAAACAACCTATAACAGTTTACGGAGAAACAACTCCAAATCCTGCTGCTTTAAAATTTGTAGTTAGCAGAATGTTGACCAGAAATGCTGTAGAATACAAAAACATCGATCAGACTGCTTCTTCTCCTTTAGCAAAAGAATTATTCAAATTTCCTTATGTAAAAGAAGTTTTTATTGATGAAAATTATATTTCTGTAACAAAATATGACATTAATAATTGGGATGAAATTACATTAGAAGTTAGATCATTCATCAAACAATTTATCGAAAATGGAGGAACTGTTTTAGATGAAAGTTTAATTGAAGTTACGACTAAAAATGACATCACTAAAGATGAAGCATTTGACAAATTGGATGTTACTTCTCAACAAATCATCAATATCTTAGAAGAATATGTAAAACCTGCAGTTGCTGCTGACGGTGGAAATATCGCTTTTGATTCTTATAATGAAAACGACAAAACTGTAAAAGTAATTTTGCAAGGTGCTTGCAGTGGTTGTCCGTCATCTACTTTTACTCTAAAAAGTGGAATCGAAAATATGCTAAAAAGCATGTTAAACGATGAAGCGATCAAAGTAGAAGCTTTGAATGCATAA
- a CDS encoding type IX secretion system membrane protein PorP/SprF gives MEFRIKVLFIFIITSFYSYSQEGIPVYSDYLSDNYYLIHPSMAGAANCTKIRLTARKQWFGQEDAPSLQTLSMNGRIGERSGAGIILFNDKNGYHSQKGVKLTYAHHIMFSRDEVDLNQLSFGINAGLIQNQLDETKFGTTFDPIVSGQIQKDSYFNVDVGASYNYLDFYAHATVQGLLETRRDIYTDYESDNLRKFLLSAGYVFGKRENITWEPSILFQLFDKTKQKSIDLNMKAYKNMDFGSLWAALSYRRSFDGAQYRSGSGVSSQKLQYFTPIIGVNFKNFMFAYTYSQVVGDVKFDTGGYHQITLGINLFCKRERYDCNCPAIN, from the coding sequence ATGGAATTTAGAATCAAGGTTTTATTCATTTTTATTATTACATCGTTTTATTCTTATTCACAAGAGGGGATTCCGGTTTATTCTGATTATTTATCCGATAATTATTACTTAATTCATCCGTCGATGGCGGGAGCAGCGAATTGTACAAAAATAAGGCTGACAGCCAGAAAGCAATGGTTTGGTCAGGAAGACGCTCCGTCACTTCAAACTTTAAGTATGAACGGAAGAATTGGAGAAAGATCCGGTGCAGGTATTATCCTGTTTAATGATAAAAATGGTTACCATTCTCAAAAAGGTGTAAAGCTTACTTATGCACATCATATTATGTTCTCAAGAGACGAAGTAGATTTAAATCAACTTTCGTTTGGTATAAATGCAGGTTTGATTCAAAATCAATTAGACGAAACTAAATTCGGAACAACTTTTGATCCAATTGTTTCGGGGCAAATTCAAAAAGATTCTTACTTCAATGTAGATGTTGGAGCTTCTTATAACTATTTAGATTTTTATGCTCATGCAACTGTTCAGGGTTTGTTAGAAACCAGAAGAGATATATACACGGATTATGAAAGTGATAACTTGAGAAAGTTCTTGCTTAGTGCAGGTTATGTTTTTGGTAAAAGAGAAAATATTACCTGGGAGCCTTCTATTTTGTTTCAGTTATTTGACAAAACAAAACAGAAATCTATCGACTTAAACATGAAAGCGTATAAAAACATGGATTTCGGAAGTTTATGGGCTGCATTATCTTACAGAAGAAGTTTTGATGGCGCTCAATATAGAAGCGGAAGTGGAGTTTCATCTCAAAAATTACAATATTTTACGCCTATAATTGGGGTAAATTTCAAAAACTTTATGTTTGCTTATACATATTCTCAAGTTGTAGGCGATGTAAAATTTGATACTGGTGGTTATCACCAGATTACTTTAGGAATTAATTTGTTTTGTAAAAGAGAACGTTACGACTGTAATTGTCCTGCTATTAATTAA